A single window of Labeo rohita strain BAU-BD-2019 chromosome 4, IGBB_LRoh.1.0, whole genome shotgun sequence DNA harbors:
- the LOC127164210 gene encoding gastrula zinc finger protein XlCGF8.2DB: MKMAFIKEESEDMKIEEAFTVKQEDPEEQTDLMALKEECEVLNKMEEKEQYDEHCDVITEEKPFSSETEKTAPQKKAQKTGTKSYLTCIQCGKSFSEHRKLKVHMRIHSGEKPYTCPQCGKSFNQDVNLKAHMRIHSEEKPYACTQCGKSFPLHGNLKVHMRIHTGESPFTCQQCGMSFTQKGHLNTHMRTHSGEKPYTCTLCGKCFNQEGNLKAHMRIHSGEKPYTCQQCGKSFNQNGNLKAHMRIHSGEKPYTCTQCGKSFDLHGNLKVHMRIHTGESPFNCQQCGTSFTQKVNLNSHMRIHSGEKPYTCTECGRSFDRQGNLTVHMRIHTGESLFTCQQCGERFTLHGHLKGHMRIHSREKPYTCT, from the exons ATGAAGATGgcgtttattaaagaggagagtgaagacatgAAGATTGAAGAAGCATTCACAGTGAAACAAGAAGAtcctgaggaacaaacag aTCTGATGGCACTGAAAGAGGAGTGTGAAGTGCTGAATAAAATGGAAGAGAAAGAACAGTACGATGAACACTGTGATGTCATAACTGAAGAAAAACCTTTTAGTTCAGAGACTGAAAAAACTGCCCCACAAAAAAAGGCTCAAAAGACCGGGACTAAAAGTTACTTAACCTGCattcagtgtggaaagagtttcagtgAACATAGAAAGCTTAAagtccacatgagaattcattctggagagaagccttacacatgccctcagtgtggaaagagtttcaacCAAGATGTAAACCTAAAAGCCCACATGAGAATTCATTCTGAGGAGAAGCCGTATGCAtgcactcagtgtggaaagagttttccTCTACATGGAAACCTTAAAGTCCATATGAGAATTCATACTGGAGAGAGCCctttcacctgccaacagtgtggaatgAGTTTTACTCAAAAAGGACACCTTAACACCCATATGAGAACTCATTCTGGGGAGAAGCCTTACACATGCACTCTGTGTGGAAAGTGTTTCAATCAAGAAGGAAACCTAAAAGCCCACATGAGAATTCATTCTGGGGAGAAGCCTTACAcatgccaacagtgtggaaagagtttcaatCAAAACGGAAACCTAAAAGCCCACATGAGAATTCATTCTGGGGAGAAGCCTTACACAtgcactcagtgtggaaagagttttgaTCTACATGGAAACCTTAAAGTCCATATGAGAATTCATACTGGAGAGAGCCCTTTCaactgccaacagtgtggaacaAGTTTTACTCAAAAAGTAAATCTTAACAGCCATATGAGAATTCATTCTGGGGAGAAACCTTACACATGCACTGAGTGTGGAAGGAGTTTTGATCGACAAGGAAACCTTACAGTCCATATGAGAATTCATACTGGAGAGAGCCTTTttacctgccaacagtgtggagaAAGGTTTACTCTACACGGACACCTTAAAGGCCATATGAGAATTCATTCTAGGGAGAAGCCTTACACTTGCACTTAG